Genomic window (Capsicum annuum cultivar UCD-10X-F1 chromosome 10, UCD10Xv1.1, whole genome shotgun sequence):
TGCTAAAATCGAAATACAACACCAAAAAGAACCTTGGCCGTGTGTTGACACTAAAATTGGCTGTGATGTGTGTTGATGTTTGCTGTGGGGTGgaaattgttgttgtgttgttgatgtgttcttgaagtttgttgtggtgttcatcttgttctttatctcaccttacaacttaagacaactaaagtgtaacatagattcaaaaaggtgaacctacaagttgtaaagttgtttgtgagaagacttgagccatcactttcttgacttaacatctacttttcaaccacttttcttgtttcaagggaccttgttttgtgggaattgtaCAAAGTCAAATCTTGACTTTTGATGATTAGACTTAAAGGAGATTTAAAAcatatactttccctccaaaaccaattgtttccattacatagtaactaaagtttgtaGACTTCAACTAGTGACTAATTGTGGGGCCGTGACCAATGGTATGCTGCTATGTCActcaagttactgttcacacaaaaattttaagatcaaaatttgatcttctagtttcattgtgttgtttctttagtttcgtttgttgattccattactaattTACAAGTTAGttttagattgtaagttagttttgaaatcgTCCTTCGTATATAcattcctttgtgtgtcttatccTTTTGAGTCGttgtaatacttggtccacctcTTACTGCCTCATGGAGTACAAGCAAGGTTACGATACATGTGAGatcaaagtgagaaaaaaaatccaagagccaaaacaatagagagggagtgtgaggaccattcttgtacaactaacttgtttgttgttttgtaggtaacttcttggccataatggaaaccattttggccCTCCTTAATGCTTTGTCTCAAGACCTTGCTAGGGCAAATGTGGGTCTTAAAAAATTGACTCGGATGTGGTAACTATGCGTGAGgaggttggatcgaatggagagtcgAATAAACTCTTGTGCTTTTACTCCCgaaactttacttccaatgaccaatcctccaagacaACCACATAATACCACAAGTCAAGCTCTAAATAGCCCTCAAAATTGAAAAGAAGATAAGCCACTTCCCCCacaagttgatcaagtccaacaataaggacttggaagccaattttctctcatccaagctccacaaccgaagctccacgTTACCAAATTGAGCCTCTCAACCAAAACTTTCATTTTAAAAAACCGACACATCCAAGAAGAGGAACATGGTAGAGAGAgacatgaaggatatggagtctacgacgatgcttatatgatagaaggagacttgagtcggatgagattgaaggccAATCTCAAGAGGTAGAGGAagccgagggtcaaaatgaagatgttggattCGGGACTTATTGTCATTATGCTCTCGGGTTTGGCTAGCTTATGGACTATTTTTGTGCGTTTCTTGTGGGctgtttttagctcattttttgaTACGTCCCTTGTTATTATTGAGCTCTCGGGCCCTTTATGTTTTGCGGACTGTTTTTTAGTAGGTTTCATTTGAAGTGACTAATTGAAtgaggtgaagccgtgaatttgtggacaaatttctctcaaaatggagaggatgatatgggaataatcacggatatggacttaggagagtgtgtgttggacccgagcctttGCACGTGCAATTAAAGTATAAAAGAGGCCAAAAATacacccaaatcagcccataaattacactagatgggtgcccaccCTTTGAAGagttttttggttattttaacttatattttgttatagctataaaaggaacattgtaggatttttagtttagtttttggatgatatttgggAGTCTTGTAAGATTTGTAACAAGCTCTCTCTCTAGTGAGAAGAGTGACcaccgaaactaggatacaacaatagggtggattctcttttgttgttgcttgcttgAAAAtattgatgctagagaggtggaatTCGATCTtgtgtcacataagagatagatttattgttgtgtgtagtgttaagggtccaagagtgtccattcttgggttcttaagattatagtgtttatctatctatcattttaccttcttgtaatcttgtttagtgtttgtgttgtaatcttgtgttcttgttgttattgttaaatccaatttttgtgtcttcttgttcatcatcttatgttgttaatctagttttttGTCCGCTGATTTGGTGTAataaacaccttgttatcttcttgttattgtgttcttaggAAGCCGAGACGTGGTCTCCAAAAGAGTTCacggatttcttccattttgtggactattttttggactaattttggtgttcccttgtttgttccATATCATCTTTTCTACGTAAAAGTACTATATCGCTCGATTATCTACTATATACCCTTTTATCTTAATcttcaaatatttatatcttcTTATATAAGGTCATTCTTCAATAAACTAAAAAAACGTCATGTATCGTCCAATTACATTTCTCGGTTCTTCTTCGTCTAACACTCCTAAAATTTGTTAAGGTCAATCTTTCACACTTTCTTATTGGTGCATTTGTGCCACCTCCTCTTCACATGTCTAAACTATCtccatcttacttttctcatctTCTCTGCCATGGAGACCACTCTCATCCTAACATGTATAACATCGTTCCTAATGCCATCTCTTTTAGTATGTTCACACATCTATTTGAAGCATATTAATTTTCGCTATCTTTGTGTGTTCTCGTGTTGGCCAACACTCTACCCTATACAATAATGTAGGTATAGTCGTCCTCATTGTAGAACTTAATTTAAAGTCCTGATGAAGTATTTTTTTGTGAGCTAATTTATCCATAGTAATTTTTGATTTATTCTCTTTTGAAAAACTATATTAATTGTTGAGAAGTTGGACAATCGATTAATTTTTTACGAGGTCCCATTATATGCGAAAACTTTATTGTAGGAAATAACTAATCTCACCACACGTATTAGGAACCTGGTCTCAGAAATTGCAGTAAACAACAAACTGTAAAATAAAGTGCAATACAAATTTACCGTgaaaaactccttgctcaagggagtaaaaaatcacgacctacACTACGTAGGATTTCACCACCAATCTCCACTAATTTCAAAGAGTTTTGTTCAAGATTACAACCCCGCAATCCTAGAACCTAACTCTTAACTCACAACTCCAGTTTACTCCAACTGTTCTACTTACTATATGAGCACTCCAAGAAGTCAAACCTACTTCTTGTTACAACACTTAACAAACAAGAATTCTAAACCACTTCTTGTTATAACACCCCACGAATAAGAAGTCAAACCCGCCTTTTATTATTCACAATCACAACTAAATAACGTTCAATAATAGAAAAGATTACAACTCAGAATCTATCGTATTACAGACTCGAAACTCATTAATTTACTCCAACTAATGAAATCAACAACGACTACTAACTCTAGCCTTAAGCTTCTCACACTTTAGCATTAAGTAGTGTAAACTCGAACAGAAACTGTGAACCAGGTTTCTGTTTTGCTGTGATGAACTCATACAATTTTTGCTCTGATAGCTATTGATTTGAAGATAATTAATTTTGTGAATATGCAATAGGTGCGGCTCTCAATGATCCTTTTGCCATATATATATACCGGAGATTTGTCATGCCCTAGAATGTCACGAAACTTGACTCCTTCTCCAAATGGAACTTGGTTTCCTGTGAGGAAATTTGTGATTCCTTTCCTTATAATGAAATTGTATCATATAAGGAAACTTTGACCCTCTTTAgactatttcttctttttatttctttccttctttgCTCTTTAATTCTTTCCTTCttactcttttatttattttcttctttatttcgtggCTCCAATCTTCCTTGTTTATACTTAATTTCTTTGTGTATTCATGTCACCTGTTCTGGGACCTGGTTCACACATGTTCTGGGACCTGGTTCACATGATACGACATATAAAAGACAGCAAATAGTAAATCAGGTTCTTATTTATCAATCATCAAAGCTACAAACATGTTCTTCTACTTTTCAACATTTATGGTCCAACAAAATTGCTCTATTAGGTTCACCTCAAATAATACAATGTGACATACAATCTAGTGAGCTACATGCTTTTTTGTTATGAACTTCATTTTTTTCAGACTTCACACATTATTGAGAAGCCTAATTAtactaatgaaataaaatataatttaaaaaaaaaattgctaacaaaattaaagaaaatgaagAGGAAGGACAATTTACAAAAGAAGATGATTGTTATTAAATCAAATAAAGGAAAATTGGTGGAAATTTCGTTCCATAAACTACTGGCCTCCACAAAAGAATGAGTCCACACCTGGCTTGCTTGCGTCAAACGTAAAAATCTGCAAAGGAACAAAAGCTTGGGGCACAAatcaaaaatactaaaactaaaggGACTAATCTGTAAGAGAGGTCTTTATTTTTATTcgatataatacataaatatgcattTTAACGTGATGTAAATTTgtatatagttgaataaataaatacacaATTTCTTTGTGACAATTCACGTGAAGCGTCATATAAGATGTCATGAAGAATATGTgtgtttatttattcaattatatacaaattTAAATATCTACTCATACAcatctaaaattaaaattcatattaTATCATATGAGGCTAATTTAAATAAGACATTtatattttatgtctttttatattttatctgAGATAATACATAGATAACTTCAACTATATCTAAAATTATCATAAAACATAACACACCTTAATTTTAAACTGGTTCAAGATCATTGATCCTATTAGCCTTTAAACTTACTTTTCCTATATTTCAACGTTTATTTTTACCGGCAAATAGCAGAATATTTTTCCGCAATTCCACCTTTGCCTCATCTCTTTTTTTGTTTGAGGTATCTTTATTGAATAGCATAAAATCTTCAAACGAACCAAAAAGTTGAGCcctaaaactgaaaatactaaaactaaaaggACTAATCTGTAAGAAAGCTCTTCAATGAACTActataaaatctagaaattttccCCTGAATTCACCCCGACAATCAAAAATCTATCAGTTTCTCATCCGTGAAAAGAAACCCTAGTTCCGAACACCCTATAAAAATCTTCACTCATTGGCTCTTCTCTTCAGTTTTCCGTTCAATTCAACGGAATTTTCCGATGAGTTCGCCGTTCGCAATAATCAATTAACGTTTTCCGTTCGAGAAAAAACTCTCCTTTATCGGTCGTTCGGTCCGTCGGTCGATCTGTCGGCGCTGATTGACATcgattcaattcaattcaatcgATCTGAAGAATCCGACGTCGTTTAATAAACCACAGAATCAGCTCCTGCGGTTACCGGAACGAAGGCGTTTGGCGTGAATTTGGTAGATCCGATTGAGATCGGCGCAGTCGAAGGAGTAGCGGTATCAGTGACTGTAATTCTTTCAGTTAATAATCGAAGCGGTTCGATATTGCTGCGGAgttgaagcttacggattggaTATCTTCGACGAGGAGGAGGAGGATGTTCAACTGATTTGTTGAAGGAATTTGGTTTGATAAGTTTgtgagatagaaaaaaaaaagagctacttttaatattttttgtactTTATATATCAATTTTTCGTTGAGTTCAATATCAGGcctattaataattttttgattggcctttttattgttgttcttgttattgatTTGTTTGAGGAAAAAAAGGAATTTTATAAGGAAAAAAAGGAGTTATGTCAgtttattttaagtttaaaagtGCAAAAGAttatgattcaattccaattgaCGGTCACTTTATTACTGTTGGgaacttgaaagaaaaaatatttgaatccAAGCATTTGGGCAGGGGTACAGATTTTGACCTCGTTGTCACCAACGCCCAGACTAACGAAGGTTGGTTAGTTTCCAATATATAGCTAGTCATTTTCGTATTCGTGCATTGATAATTGCATTGCTAGTAGTATTGCGCTAGTTGTTGTGTGGCATTGACTTTGGGGTTTAGCGTAACAATGCTCGGTGGTTCGCCCTTCCCCAGACCCGCGCATAGGGgggctttagtgcactgggctgccctttttttagtTATCAACTCTCTGCTGTCAATAAATTTAGGTACTTCAATATGTGCTGCTTATATTCAAAGAGTCTCCAGAAAAAGAagtgttttttattaaataaataagtgATCACAATGATTTCAATTGAGTTTTGAGTTGCTTATTTATGCATCCTTGATGAGATTGGTGATGCATAAACTCTTTAAAGAACCTTTGCAATATAAAAATGTCGGATTgcagtttttgttgtttttggtgaAATATAATTGTGGTATCTCATCTTAATGGGTTTGTTTTACATAATTATATTGATTTGAAAGGAGAGGGGTCTATTGTTAATGTTTTAGAGTTAGGGCTTGTAATACTATGCTAGTACCATATTGTCCTGTACAGAATTTTTCTTAAACTTGGTTATTTCGTTGTAATCTTTGAAGAACTTAACGGATACTGCAATGTATTGTAACCGTCCTGCACAAAATATTTGCCTTACTAGTGCTAGTAGCAGAGGCAAAAGACATACGTAAGGAGCTTATGTCACTTGAGGTTGATGTCACATATCAAATCTCAATGTCTAGTTGATCCTCTGTAAGGAATATAGTGCTTGACATATAGTTTGTTTAGATTTAGCGAGCTGAATGGTGGATCATACCAATTGAAATTGATTGCATAACTTGTATTTCCATTCATATGTATTGAACTCTACAGGTAACAGGGCTTTATGTGCTTTGTCTTCTCTTTTTGCAATTTCAGAATATCTTGATGAGGACACCTTGATCCCCAAAAATACTAGTGTGTTGATTCGTCGAGTTCCTGGACGACCTCGCATGCCCATAGTAACTGCACCTGTAACAGAACCAGACGAGTATTATCTTGATCCTTTTGACTCTCATCTGTTAAGTTTATGAATGAAAATACTGTTTTatctttaagaattcaaaatCTGTGGAAAAAAGTCAGTTGACCTGGATTGGATACCTTGCTTATTCCACAGAAAGAATTGCGTGCAGGTGGTTGGTGGGTGGGGTGTTTACTAAATTTCAAGAtcctttttctttgatttttcccATTCCCTTTCTCTTGGAAGATTTAGAAAGGTGGTAGGTATAGGACTTTGCACTGTGTGGAAGGTGGTTGAAAGGGTGTTGGGCTATAGGGGGAGAATAGATGATAATGCTAATGCCGTCAATTGCATTTTGTTGAATGTGGTGTTACAGAGTTTTTTTTCCTCACCCTTCCCCCCTCTCCCCAGGGTAGGAAGTGGTAATCATAGGTCCTTGCACTGCTTTCGTCTTTTGGGCTGTGCCATAATAGCTGTTTTGAATATGACCAAGAAGTGCTTTCTGCAGGCCCCAGGTAGAATACCAATCCGAGGAGGCTCAAACAGTAAAAAGTGGTTTTTTGGGAGGGGAGTCATCTGCCACCAAATATGTAAGTGTGTGTGTCCATGGCACTATACCTTAGGGAGTTTCTTGGTGTTTGTAGTCATGACACCTTGTGGTCTTAAGCATACTGAAATATTTATGTCCATTTGTAGTCTGAAGATCTTGATTGGGATGAATTTGGAAATGATTTGTATGCTATTCCTGAAAAAACACCCATCCAGTTAAACAACCAAGTGCACGATGCTCCTCCTCCAAGCAAAGCTGATGAGGAGAGTAAGATCAAAGCTTTAATTGACACCCCATCCTTAGATTGGCAGAGGTGGgaaaacttctttttctttttaatttttcatgcacACTTGAGTGCGATTATTGTATCAACTGTTACCGTTTTCTAATATCCGATGATATTGGTTTGAGAATGATTCCGATGATCTTTAAGTTAATGCAGTCAACCCTCTGATGGCTTTGGTGCTGGTAGAGGTTATGGACGAGGTCCAGGTGGAAGAATGATGGGTGGACGTGGCGGGCGAGGCTTTGGTATTCACTCTCACTTGTCCTGTTAATCTACTATGAATCTTCTTCTCCGTGTCGGGTTGGAGGATATTATTTGTGTGTTTGCTTACTTGACATAGTAGTCTTCCATGCCTTCATTTCATTACAACCATTATGCCTCAATCTGAGCAAGTTGCAGCGGATTGTATGAATCCTTACTGTTCAAGTTGCTCCATCTAAGTCTGTTTATAGTCCCATGAGCCTTCATTTCATTCTTTTGTAAAATTTAATGACAAAAAACTCATGAAGTTAATTGTAAGTCGAAACTTTTTAGATCTTGTGGTTAAGTTTCTCTGACTTGCCATGTTGGCTGGATAATTGTCGAGATGCTTTTATGTATGTATTAAATTTTCAGGTTGCTACTGGTTAGATGAATTTCTGATTGTAATTGAGTTTGTTGGCtgttttattatcttattatgcTCAAACTGGATGCTACTCTTCCAGGTTGGGGTGGCGGGTTGGAACGGAAAACACCACCACCAGGTTATGTATGCCATCGCTGTAAGGTGCCTGGTATGTTTCTTATTTTTCATCCACCGGGTGATCATTTTCTATAAGAAATCTGCTATTAGTATGCTGAGTTATTGTATCCAATTAATGACAGGGCATTTTATTCAGCACTGCCCAACAAATGGCGACCCCAATTTTGACATTAGGAAAGTGAAACCCCCCACTGGCATTCCGAAGTCCATGCTAATGGCAACCCCAGATGGTTCATATGCTTTACCAAGTGGTGCCAATGCAGTTTTAAAGCCCAATGAGTAAGATTTCTTGTTATGTTGGCATTGTTGTGTGTTTTCTGGAGCAAGAATGCATATGACTGGCCCTCTTATTGCAGGGCTGCttttgaaagagaagttgagGGGATGCCTTCTATACGTTCCGTCGGTGATCTTCCACCAGAGCTTCATTGTCCCTTGTGTAAAGAAGTAATGAAAGATGCAGTTCTAACAAGCAAGTGCTGTTTTACGAGTTTCTGCGATAAATGTAAGGAGCTTGCTGTTTTGTTTGAGCAGAGTGttttttaaagagtttttgcTTATTTAACACAAGGAGTTTGCTGTTTTATGTGGGTGTAGTGTTTTTGCTTCTATGGTGAATTTAAGGTGTTCACTATTCAATTTTAATGTTCTTTGTATTCTTGAATTTTAAACTGATCGCAAGGGTGATCCTCAGGCATAAGGGATTATATCATCTCGAAATCGGTGTGCGTTTGTGGGGCCACTAATATACTTGCTGATGATCTGTTACCCAACAAGACTTTGAGGGATACAATAAATAGAATACTGGAATCAAATAATAGCAGTGCAGAGCATGGGGGTAGTGCTCTTCAAGTTCAAGGTTAGTACCGGTTTTAATTCTCTGCACTGTTCTCTTGGTCAAGTccattatttgtttgattttttttttttaaaggctCAGGTCTTGCCTTTTTTGTTACATCTTCCAGATATGGAGTCAGCACGCGTTCTCCCACCTAAGATTCCATCTCCTGCACAATCTGCAGCTTCAAAGGGAGAGTtgttaccaccaccaccaccaccccctCCTCAGAAGGAGGAAAATTCTAAAGCCCTGGAGAATGCGGAAGAGGGTAAGAATGAAAGTGCTCCACAGCAAATGTTGGAGAGGGGAAGAACTTTGAAGGTTGCAGATGTTTCTGAAGCCACACACGAGTCGGATGTTAAAGAACCTGCATCCCAGGGAAGTGCTCCATTGGCTGAGGAAGAAGTTCAGCAAAAACCTGTAGTTGGGGAGGCAGGTAGTGCTCTTCGTTTATCTTTTTGGCTTCTCAATTTATTGGTTTTTTCTTACGAGCATCCTAGAGGAAATACTTTGGTTTCTTACATCACTTGGATAGGAAAGTGTTCTCAtctagattttcttcttttatgttttcaggaaagaaaaagaagaagaagaaagctcGATTGCCTTTGAACCGTATGCACTCATTTTCCTTCCTCTTGTGCATGGATTGAtagatttattaattatttttgatttaaaacTTTAATTGTTATGTTTGGTTCTTGGTGGAGCTTTCTACACTTCCTAGTTCCTAATTTACTTGATACCCTTGCAGCTGCTGCTGCGGAGATGCAGTGGAGAGCTGCTCAAGATCTTGCTGCTGAGAATTATATGATGTCCATGGGTCCTGCTGCCTATAATCCTTATTGGACTGGCATGCAACCTGGACTAGATGGGTTTGGAGCCCCTTATCCTGGTGCCATGCCATACAATCCTTATGGGATGGGTCCTCTAGATGTTCCCTTTATGCCTACGGTTGTACCACATGATCCATTTGGTGGACAAGGTTTTATGATGCCCCCTTTTGGTCCTCCAATGCAGAGGTATAACCTacgttatattttttttcttagctCCTCTCTGTTTGATCTCtcactttgtgggattatactgggtctgttgttgttgttgtctctgTTTGATCTCCGATAAGTGCTTTCACATGTTTTAGGGTCGTTTATCTCTTGCAGTTTTTGGTGATGGGTGTGGTTCTGATATTATTGTTTAATCACTTTTATATTaatgtatctatatatatcttTGTTGGCCTCTTCGGGATTATTTGGTACCTTACTGTTAAATATGGCCACCAAATTTAGGGACCTTGCAGCAGACTTTGGGATGGGATTTAATGCTGGCCCACCAATCATGAGCAGAGATGAATTTGAGGCTAGAAAGGCTGAACTAAGAAGGAAGCGTGAGATCGAGAGACGTGGGGAGAGGTAATTTGACCTTTCTTGTTCTGTTCTTGTTAATACTCCACATATCAACGGTGCTATTTCAGTAGGTGATGTTAAAATCATGCTCAATTGCCTGAGCACTGTATTGTGGTTTTGCAAAGAATGTCCTTCCTATAGTTCATGTCCTTCCTATAGTTCATTTCATCTTGGTGGGTGATcttgaaatattatttaatagttgTGCTTCAAGTATTGAGGTTTTTCCTCTCTGTTTACTCTTAAGTGCCTCTCTGCAACTAAAGTTTTCTGTACTTGGGAAGTTTTTGTGCGGTCAATGTGCACAATCTAGTCACAGCTTCATATTTTGTCCTCCTTCATAGTTTTTTATCGTCAACAGTCATTGTCTATTCTGTTTCTACTCTTTTTATCTACTTAACTGACAATTTGATATTTGATTGTTATCTCCAGCAGGGAGTTTCCTAAAGACAGGGAA
Coding sequences:
- the LOC107843704 gene encoding E3 ubiquitin ligase PQT3-like isoform X1; this translates as MSVYFKFKSAKDYDSIPIDGHFITVGNLKEKIFESKHLGRGTDFDLVVTNAQTNEEYLDEDTLIPKNTSVLIRRVPGRPRMPIVTAPVTEPDEPQVEYQSEEAQTVKSGFLGGESSATKYSEDLDWDEFGNDLYAIPEKTPIQLNNQVHDAPPPSKADEESKIKALIDTPSLDWQSQPSDGFGAGRGYGRGPGGRMMGGRGGRGFGWGGGLERKTPPPGYVCHRCKVPGHFIQHCPTNGDPNFDIRKVKPPTGIPKSMLMATPDGSYALPSGANAVLKPNEAAFEREVEGMPSIRSVGDLPPELHCPLCKEVMKDAVLTSKCCFTSFCDKCIRDYIISKSVCVCGATNILADDLLPNKTLRDTINRILESNNSSAEHGGSALQVQDMESARVLPPKIPSPAQSAASKGELLPPPPPPPPQKEENSKALENAEEGKNESAPQQMLERGRTLKVADVSEATHESDVKEPASQGSAPLAEEEVQQKPVVGEAGKKKKKKKARLPLNPAAAEMQWRAAQDLAAENYMMSMGPAAYNPYWTGMQPGLDGFGAPYPGAMPYNPYGMGPLDVPFMPTVVPHDPFGGQGFMMPPFGPPMQRDLAADFGMGFNAGPPIMSRDEFEARKAELRRKREIERRGESREFPKDREHAREVGSAADGPPLKPKSKAVPPSSSSSRPRQPERPSPDLDHHRRRERPSPDLDHHRRPERPSPDLDHHRRPERPSPDLDHRRRPERRSPDLDHHRRPERSSPDLEYHRRPERLSPDRRSRDPELPRPSSKRKYEDYDDHHHEDRHQREHAHRSSSSHHRSESSASAKPSSTGQSEQPLAVPSKSLDKKKASVFSRISFPAEDSAATSKKRKLPSSSEVPLSSSVSHRSATSNGYHGDYKTATGSRKSATASVDYESSDDDRHFKRKPSRLR
- the LOC107843704 gene encoding E3 ubiquitin ligase PQT3-like isoform X2, which produces MSVYFKFKSAKDYDSIPIDGHFITVGNLKEKIFESKHLGRGTDFDLVVTNAQTNEEYLDEDTLIPKNTSVLIRRVPGRPRMPIVTAPVTEPDEPQVEYQSEEAQTVKSGFLGGESSATKYSEDLDWDEFGNDLYAIPEKTPIQLNNQVHDAPPPSKADEESKIKALIDTPSLDWQSQPSDGFGAGRGYGRGPGGRMMGGRGGRGFGWGGGLERKTPPPGYVCHRCKVPGHFIQHCPTNGDPNFDIRKVKPPTGIPKSMLMATPDGSYALPSGANAVLKPNEAAFEREVEGMPSIRSVGDLPPELHCPLCKEVMKDAVLTSKCCFTSFCDKCIRDYIISKSVCVCGATNILADDLLPNKTLRDTINRILESNNSSAEHGGSALQVQDMESARVLPPKIPSPAQSAASKGELLPPPPPPPPQKEENSKALENAEEGKNESAPQQMLERGRTLKVADVSEATHESDVKEPASQGSAPLAEEEVQQKPVVGEAGKKKKKKKARLPLNPAAAEMQWRAAQDLAAENYMMSMGPAAYNPYWTGMQPGLDGFGAPYPGAMPYNPYGMGPLDVPFMPTVVPHDPFGGQGFMMPPFGPPMQRDLAADFGMGFNAGPPIMSRDEFEARKAELRRKREIERRGEREFPKDREHAREVGSAADGPPLKPKSKAVPPSSSSSRPRQPERPSPDLDHHRRRERPSPDLDHHRRPERPSPDLDHHRRPERPSPDLDHRRRPERRSPDLDHHRRPERSSPDLEYHRRPERLSPDRRSRDPELPRPSSKRKYEDYDDHHHEDRHQREHAHRSSSSHHRSESSASAKPSSTGQSEQPLAVPSKSLDKKKASVFSRISFPAEDSAATSKKRKLPSSSEVPLSSSVSHRSATSNGYHGDYKTATGSRKSATASVDYESSDDDRHFKRKPSRLR